Proteins co-encoded in one Halorussus lipolyticus genomic window:
- a CDS encoding DUF3054 domain-containing protein — protein sequence MSNAEGLLGSRVSRSPSTAVLAVGDLFVLVSFLVLGELRHDVNPVESPLVVADTIAPFLLGWVIAALAVGAYAPDATQTVKTAIVRVASTWVLAAIIGLALRATSLFHGDSPLSFALVVTGIGLVFFSAWRGLVASLR from the coding sequence ATGAGCAACGCCGAAGGACTCCTCGGGTCGCGGGTGTCGCGCTCGCCGAGTACCGCGGTCCTCGCGGTCGGCGACCTGTTTGTACTGGTCAGCTTTCTCGTGTTGGGCGAACTCCGCCACGACGTGAACCCGGTCGAGTCGCCGCTGGTCGTCGCCGACACGATTGCGCCGTTTCTCCTCGGGTGGGTAATCGCGGCACTCGCGGTCGGAGCCTACGCCCCCGACGCGACCCAGACGGTCAAGACCGCGATTGTTCGGGTAGCGAGTACGTGGGTTTTGGCGGCGATTATCGGGCTGGCACTCCGTGCGACCTCGCTGTTCCACGGCGACTCGCCCCTGTCGTTCGCGCTCGTCGTGACCGGCATCGGTCTGGTCTTCTTCTCGGCGTGGCGCGGTCTCGTGGCGTCTCTGCGGTAG
- a CDS encoding class I SAM-dependent methyltransferase yields the protein MNHALGDVAAFDRFSRFYDWFTPEADADEFREAVAFADRDVERVLDVAGGTGRGAAALDASERIVADAAEGMTRQARRKGFEAVRADAASLPFADESVDAVTIVDALHHIGSPESALAESARVLRPGGVVVIREIDPTAPVGRFTEAFEHLYGFDSTFFAPEDLGRLVADAGLDAKFRSRGFEYTVVGRAPGSE from the coding sequence GTGAACCACGCGCTGGGCGACGTGGCGGCGTTCGACCGCTTCTCCCGGTTCTACGACTGGTTCACGCCCGAGGCCGACGCCGACGAGTTCCGCGAGGCCGTCGCGTTCGCCGACCGGGACGTAGAGCGCGTCCTCGACGTGGCCGGAGGCACCGGCCGCGGCGCGGCGGCCCTCGACGCCAGCGAGCGCATCGTCGCCGACGCCGCAGAGGGGATGACTCGCCAAGCCCGCCGGAAAGGGTTTGAGGCCGTCCGCGCAGACGCCGCGAGTCTCCCGTTCGCCGACGAGAGCGTCGATGCGGTGACAATCGTAGATGCGCTCCACCACATCGGTAGTCCCGAGTCGGCCCTCGCCGAGTCGGCCCGCGTCCTCCGGCCGGGTGGGGTCGTCGTGATTCGGGAAATCGACCCGACCGCGCCGGTCGGCCGATTCACCGAGGCGTTCGAACACCTCTACGGCTTCGACTCGACGTTCTTCGCGCCCGAGGACCTCGGCCGACTGGTCGCCGACGCGGGCCTCGACGCCAAGTTCCGGTCGCGGGGCTTCGAGTACACCGTCGTCGGGCGCGCGCCCGGAAGCGAATGA
- a CDS encoding presenilin family intramembrane aspartyl protease PSH translates to MENRTRAFAAVGLTVLMFLLVQLGALALVEPFQQAGYQQVENPSDPTNSLVYVGAVLVMTGAMLAIIKLNVEWLLRGVLILTSGLLSWYVFSVLVPAWLVVSIGGAPVNVAALAAAGLVSLALAVHPEWYVIDAAGVLMGAGAAGLFGISFGLLPAILLLSVLAIYDAISVYGTEHMLTLASGVMDLKIPVILVIPLSASYSFLDDDGMAEDADEPADQQDASAADGGKAPEKASDDSPETGAEAPETDAEAERPEMGERDVFFIGLGDAVMPSVMVASAAFFAPAESLVSGLALNLPALTSMIGTIAGLLVLLWMVMKGRAHAGLPLLNGGAIGGYLIGALASGMTLVQALGL, encoded by the coding sequence ATGGAGAATCGAACCCGTGCGTTCGCGGCCGTCGGGTTGACGGTCCTGATGTTTCTGCTCGTTCAACTCGGCGCGCTGGCGCTGGTCGAACCCTTCCAGCAGGCGGGCTACCAGCAGGTCGAGAACCCCTCGGACCCGACCAACAGTCTGGTCTACGTCGGGGCGGTGCTGGTCATGACCGGCGCGATGCTCGCCATCATCAAACTCAACGTTGAGTGGTTGCTCCGCGGTGTCCTCATCCTGACGAGTGGTCTGCTCTCGTGGTACGTCTTCTCGGTCTTGGTTCCGGCGTGGCTGGTCGTCTCGATTGGGGGCGCACCGGTCAACGTCGCCGCGCTGGCCGCCGCGGGACTGGTTTCGCTGGCGCTGGCGGTCCACCCCGAGTGGTACGTCATCGACGCCGCTGGCGTCCTGATGGGTGCCGGGGCGGCCGGTCTGTTCGGCATCAGTTTCGGCCTGCTTCCAGCCATCCTCCTGCTGTCGGTGCTGGCCATCTACGACGCCATCAGCGTCTACGGCACCGAACACATGCTGACGCTGGCCTCGGGCGTGATGGACCTGAAGATTCCCGTCATCCTCGTGATTCCCCTCTCGGCGTCCTACTCCTTCCTCGACGACGACGGGATGGCCGAGGACGCCGACGAACCGGCAGACCAGCAAGATGCGAGCGCGGCAGACGGCGGCAAGGCCCCGGAGAAAGCCTCGGACGACTCCCCGGAGACCGGCGCGGAGGCCCCCGAAACCGACGCCGAGGCCGAACGCCCGGAGATGGGCGAGCGCGACGTGTTCTTCATCGGCCTCGGAGACGCGGTGATGCCCTCGGTGATGGTCGCCAGCGCCGCCTTCTTCGCGCCCGCCGAATCGCTGGTCTCGGGCCTCGCGCTCAATCTGCCCGCGCTGACCTCGATGATTGGGACGATTGCCGGTCTCCTCGTGCTTCTGTGGATGGTCATGAAGGGCCGGGCGCACGCCGGACTGCCTCTGCTGAACGGCGGCGCGATTGGCGGCTATCTGATTGGGGCACTTGCCAGCGGCATGACGCTGGTGCAGGCGTTGGGACTGTAG
- a CDS encoding ornithine cyclodeaminase family protein codes for MTEAVFLTSEEVAGLASPAEYVEAVREGYRQRGEGAPARPRSKLTNADPPGMLTDYSAILPETGAMGGYMYAAGFADEDAWFMTPLFDSESGEPLALLDGASMNPFKTGATGAVGTDALARDDAKTVALIGAGSQARGQLRAIDAVRDLESVWVYSPTKDSREEFAGEMNEQIDPSVAAVASSAAAVEEADIVITATTASEPVFDGDLLAEGTHVTAMGQYHPNKRELDARTIERAKYVPDLRERVEQDAGSYIAALDEGAISDDHVHAELGEVVAGEAPGRESDDEITVFDSGGTGIETVASAYMLYEKAKDEGLGSEISFAPASEALTGR; via the coding sequence ATGACCGAAGCAGTATTTTTGACCAGCGAGGAGGTCGCCGGACTCGCGTCGCCCGCCGAATACGTCGAAGCGGTCCGCGAGGGCTACCGCCAGCGCGGCGAGGGCGCACCGGCCCGGCCGCGCTCGAAGTTGACCAACGCCGACCCGCCCGGAATGTTGACCGACTACTCGGCAATCCTGCCCGAGACCGGCGCGATGGGCGGGTACATGTACGCCGCCGGATTCGCCGACGAGGACGCGTGGTTCATGACCCCGCTGTTCGACAGCGAGTCGGGCGAACCGCTCGCCCTGCTGGACGGCGCGAGCATGAACCCCTTCAAAACCGGCGCGACCGGCGCTGTCGGAACCGACGCGCTGGCCCGCGACGACGCCAAGACCGTGGCGCTCATCGGAGCGGGGTCGCAGGCCCGCGGCCAACTCCGAGCCATCGACGCCGTTCGGGACCTCGAAAGCGTCTGGGTCTACTCGCCGACCAAGGACTCGCGCGAGGAGTTCGCCGGCGAGATGAACGAGCAAATCGACCCCTCGGTGGCCGCCGTCGCGTCCAGCGCCGCCGCCGTCGAGGAGGCCGACATCGTGATTACCGCCACCACCGCGAGCGAACCGGTCTTCGACGGCGACCTGCTGGCGGAGGGCACCCACGTCACCGCGATGGGCCAGTACCACCCCAACAAGCGCGAACTCGACGCCAGAACTATCGAGCGCGCCAAGTACGTCCCGGACCTCCGCGAGCGAGTCGAGCAGGACGCCGGGTCCTACATCGCGGCGCTCGACGAGGGCGCGATTTCGGACGACCACGTTCACGCCGAACTCGGCGAGGTCGTCGCGGGCGAAGCGCCGGGCAGAGAATCGGACGACGAGATTACGGTCTTCGACAGCGGCGGGACCGGCATCGAGACGGTCGCGTCAGCGTACATGCTCTACGAGAAAGCGAAAGACGAAGGCCTCGGGTCGGAAATCTCGTTCGCACCGGCGAGCGAGGCGCTCACGGGTCGATAA
- a CDS encoding PGF-CTERM-anchored ABC transporter substrate-binding protein, translating to MSQKVTSVFAVLLLLFAGVAPVGAVSGASAADASGATQASCSFPVDSTDATGTEITVEQKPERVVTLAPSAAQTMWEIGGQSQVVGVSQYASYLEGTDSLTNVSAGGQQFVNVEKVVSTEADLVLAPNVIPNETVQKLRDAGLTVYKFGYATSVEDIYAKTELTGELTGNCEGATETVSWMQDRIGTVSEAVENSERPVVFISQGAGWTAGEGTFISNMVEVAGGSNVATEANISGYGKISEEVIVKQNPEWIVQLGAFGAYPKTEAYNGTDAVKQGNVITVSNENVSQPGPRVVYAITKMAEAFHPEAYAEANATTTEANATTTEAAEMTTQVETTTEAPETTTEGAMQDESETTTGSESSGGTPGFGVPAALTALAGAALLARRD from the coding sequence ATGAGCCAGAAGGTTACGAGCGTTTTCGCGGTCCTGCTGTTGCTGTTCGCCGGTGTCGCGCCGGTCGGAGCCGTCTCCGGCGCGTCCGCGGCGGACGCATCTGGAGCGACACAGGCGAGTTGTTCGTTCCCGGTCGATAGCACCGACGCGACGGGAACCGAGATTACGGTCGAACAGAAACCCGAGCGAGTCGTCACGCTCGCGCCGAGCGCGGCCCAGACGATGTGGGAAATCGGCGGCCAGTCGCAGGTCGTCGGCGTCTCTCAGTACGCCTCCTACCTCGAAGGCACCGACTCGCTGACCAACGTCTCGGCGGGCGGCCAGCAGTTCGTCAACGTCGAGAAAGTAGTCTCGACAGAGGCCGACTTGGTTCTCGCGCCCAACGTCATCCCGAACGAGACGGTCCAGAAGCTCCGGGATGCCGGACTGACTGTCTACAAGTTCGGCTACGCGACTTCCGTCGAGGACATCTACGCCAAGACCGAACTCACGGGCGAACTCACCGGCAACTGTGAGGGCGCGACCGAGACGGTCTCGTGGATGCAGGACCGAATCGGCACGGTCAGCGAGGCCGTCGAAAACTCCGAGCGCCCCGTCGTCTTCATCTCGCAGGGCGCTGGCTGGACCGCCGGAGAAGGCACGTTCATCAGCAACATGGTCGAAGTCGCCGGCGGGAGCAACGTCGCCACCGAGGCCAACATCTCGGGCTACGGCAAGATAAGCGAGGAGGTCATCGTGAAGCAGAACCCCGAGTGGATAGTCCAACTCGGCGCGTTCGGCGCGTACCCAAAGACTGAGGCCTACAACGGCACCGACGCCGTGAAGCAGGGCAACGTCATCACGGTCAGCAACGAGAACGTCAGCCAACCCGGTCCGCGCGTCGTCTACGCCATCACGAAGATGGCAGAGGCCTTCCACCCCGAGGCCTACGCCGAGGCGAACGCGACCACGACCGAGGCAAACGCGACCACGACCGAAGCGGCCGAGATGACGACGCAGGTCGAAACCACCACCGAAGCGCCCGAGACGACCACCGAGGGCGCGATGCAAGACGAGAGCGAGACGACGACCGGCAGTGAGTCCTCGGGCGGCACGCCCGGATTCGGCGTCCCGGCGGCACTCACAGCACTGGCAGGTGCGGCCCTGCTCGCTCGCCGCGACTGA
- the srp19 gene encoding signal recognition particle subunit SRP19, whose product MVEKVLWPAYFDAEKTRSEGRRVAEEMAVEEPTVDEIAQAVQQVGYDAIIERDKAYSRENWAENGRVLVQNADDSTKNDLIQAVAAYVTALRE is encoded by the coding sequence ATGGTCGAGAAAGTGCTGTGGCCCGCGTACTTCGACGCGGAGAAGACCCGTAGCGAGGGACGCCGGGTCGCCGAGGAGATGGCCGTCGAGGAGCCGACGGTGGACGAAATCGCCCAAGCGGTTCAGCAGGTGGGCTACGACGCGATAATCGAGCGCGACAAAGCCTACTCCCGCGAGAACTGGGCGGAGAACGGTCGCGTGTTGGTCCAGAACGCCGACGACTCGACGAAGAACGACTTGATTCAGGCGGTCGCCGCCTACGTCACGGCCCTCCGAGAATGA
- a CDS encoding helix-turn-helix domain-containing protein — protein sequence MPQARLAITLPKETWIHSLSTEYPDATFRVVATLGGNGTGVALVEVVSGDPVAVISAIEQREDVTDLALLWKRDDEALLQIETEDPLPLAPVWEAGVPLRTPFEIRDGRTTWETTTTDDRLAAFGDALAEFGVEFEVEYVRGVKSGPADDLLTDRQLEVLRAAAKQGYYETPRTATLTEVAESLDVSKATASDILQRAEGAVIDWFLAEFAPRE from the coding sequence ATGCCACAGGCTAGACTCGCGATAACGCTTCCCAAAGAGACGTGGATTCACTCGCTGTCGACCGAGTACCCCGACGCTACTTTCCGAGTGGTCGCCACGCTCGGCGGGAACGGGACCGGCGTCGCGCTGGTCGAGGTGGTCTCGGGCGACCCAGTAGCGGTCATCTCGGCCATCGAACAGCGAGAGGACGTGACCGACCTCGCGCTCCTCTGGAAGCGCGACGACGAGGCACTCCTCCAAATCGAGACCGAAGACCCCCTGCCGCTCGCCCCGGTCTGGGAGGCAGGCGTCCCGCTTCGCACTCCCTTCGAGATACGCGACGGCCGGACGACGTGGGAGACGACGACCACCGACGACCGACTCGCGGCCTTCGGCGATGCGCTGGCCGAGTTCGGCGTCGAGTTCGAGGTCGAGTACGTCCGCGGGGTCAAGTCCGGCCCGGCCGACGACCTGCTGACCGACCGCCAACTGGAGGTCCTCCGGGCCGCGGCCAAACAGGGCTACTACGAGACTCCCCGGACCGCGACCCTCACCGAGGTGGCCGAGTCGCTCGACGTCTCGAAGGCCACCGCCAGTGACATCCTCCAGCGCGCCGAGGGCGCAGTCATCGACTGGTTTCTCGCCGAGTTCGCACCGCGGGAATGA
- a CDS encoding H/ACA ribonucleoprotein complex subunit GAR1 yields MQRLGEVVRTAQGLAVVRCGDEEHPDVGTEAVDEQLDRVGRVVDVFGPVSRPYVAVTPDEGVALATLLGQKLYAR; encoded by the coding sequence ATGCAGAGACTCGGCGAGGTCGTCCGGACCGCCCAAGGCCTCGCAGTCGTGCGGTGTGGCGACGAAGAACACCCCGACGTGGGAACGGAGGCCGTGGACGAGCAACTCGATAGGGTGGGCCGGGTCGTGGACGTGTTCGGTCCCGTCTCTCGGCCCTACGTCGCGGTCACGCCCGACGAGGGAGTCGCGCTGGCGACGCTTCTCGGGCAGAAACTCTACGCCCGGTAG
- the btuC gene encoding vitamin B12 ABC transporter permease BtuC, whose product MADSARIVGWSVGLIAALAAVVVASAAIGPVSLDYLVVGKVLLNALAVPAGVGIAEQTLRLAGQAVTVPGPTVEFAPIFHFAVPETARTIVVTLRLPRIALGAVVGFALSTAGVVMQGFFRNPMADPSIIGVSSGAAVGAVATIAIPFAVPFALPTAAFVGAVLAAFGVYLLATEEGRTPVATLLLAGVAVQTFLGAVVSFLLLQSGESLRRAVYWLMGHLHLASWEDVTFVLPVALVGFFALLAYARDLNVLLLGEEDAHALGVEVERTKRLLLGVASVMTGAAVAVSGVIGFVGLVVPHVMRLLVGPDHRILLPTSALAGATFLVATDTVARSGAAELPVGIVTAFLGAPFFLYLLRTREVHAL is encoded by the coding sequence ATGGCTGATTCGGCGCGTATCGTGGGCTGGTCGGTCGGGCTAATCGCCGCGCTGGCGGCCGTGGTCGTCGCCAGCGCCGCAATCGGCCCGGTATCGCTGGACTACCTCGTGGTCGGGAAAGTTCTGCTGAACGCGCTGGCGGTCCCCGCGGGGGTCGGCATCGCCGAGCAGACGCTCCGACTCGCGGGGCAGGCGGTGACGGTTCCGGGACCGACCGTCGAGTTCGCACCGATATTCCACTTCGCGGTGCCGGAGACGGCCCGGACAATCGTCGTGACGCTCCGCCTGCCCCGCATCGCGCTCGGGGCCGTGGTCGGGTTCGCGCTCTCGACGGCGGGGGTCGTGATGCAGGGGTTCTTCCGGAATCCGATGGCCGACCCCTCCATCATCGGGGTCTCGTCGGGCGCGGCGGTGGGCGCGGTGGCGACCATCGCAATCCCGTTCGCGGTGCCCTTCGCGCTCCCGACGGCGGCGTTCGTCGGCGCGGTGCTGGCCGCGTTCGGCGTCTACCTGCTCGCCACCGAGGAGGGCCGCACACCTGTCGCCACCCTGCTCCTCGCTGGGGTCGCGGTCCAGACCTTCCTCGGCGCGGTGGTCTCGTTCTTGCTCCTCCAGAGCGGCGAGAGTTTGCGGCGGGCGGTCTACTGGCTGATGGGCCACCTGCATCTGGCGTCGTGGGAGGACGTGACGTTCGTCCTCCCGGTGGCGCTCGTCGGGTTCTTCGCCCTGCTGGCCTACGCTCGGGACTTGAACGTCCTGCTGTTGGGCGAGGAGGACGCCCACGCGCTCGGCGTCGAGGTAGAGCGCACCAAGCGCCTCCTGCTGGGCGTGGCCAGCGTGATGACCGGCGCGGCGGTGGCCGTCTCGGGCGTCATCGGCTTCGTGGGTCTGGTGGTGCCCCACGTCATGCGCCTGCTGGTCGGGCCTGACCACCGGATTCTTCTGCCGACCTCTGCTCTCGCTGGCGCAACCTTCCTCGTCGCCACCGACACGGTGGCCCGCTCCGGCGCGGCGGAGTTGCCGGTCGGCATCGTGACCGCGTTCCTCGGCGCGCCGTTTTTCCTCTACCTGCTCCGAACTCGGGAGGTGCATGCTCTGTGA
- a CDS encoding SdpI family protein → MNLRRSYLVGIVLVALSAVLSALAYPEMPAEMATRWGASGEVNGQTPKLVALSLLPGLSALLLGAFAVLPRIDPLGENVAQFREQYDTFVVLMLAFLAYLNLVVVAANAGYEFEIAQALAPAIGTLYYYVGVLSAHAERNWFVGIRTPWTISSDEVWERTHERVAPLFKLAGVVAVFAALVPAYAELLLAAPVAGVALYATVYSFFEYRRVGA, encoded by the coding sequence ATGAACCTCCGACGGAGCTACCTCGTCGGCATCGTCCTCGTGGCGCTCTCGGCGGTCCTGAGCGCGCTGGCGTACCCCGAGATGCCCGCCGAGATGGCGACCAGATGGGGCGCGTCGGGCGAGGTCAACGGTCAGACGCCGAAACTCGTCGCGCTCTCGCTCCTTCCGGGCCTGTCGGCGCTCCTGCTCGGCGCGTTCGCGGTCCTCCCGCGAATCGACCCCCTCGGCGAGAACGTCGCCCAGTTCCGCGAGCAGTACGACACCTTCGTCGTCCTGATGCTCGCGTTCTTGGCGTACCTCAACCTCGTCGTCGTCGCGGCCAACGCGGGCTACGAGTTCGAAATCGCGCAGGCGCTCGCTCCCGCCATCGGCACGCTGTACTACTACGTCGGCGTTCTCTCGGCCCACGCCGAGCGCAACTGGTTCGTCGGCATCCGGACGCCGTGGACGATTTCGAGCGACGAGGTGTGGGAGCGCACCCACGAGCGAGTCGCCCCGCTGTTCAAACTCGCCGGGGTCGTGGCCGTGTTTGCCGCGCTGGTCCCGGCCTACGCCGAGTTGCTCCTCGCCGCCCCTGTCGCTGGTGTCGCGCTGTACGCCACGGTCTACTCGTTCTTCGAGTACCGCCGCGTCGGAGCGTAA
- a CDS encoding heme ABC transporter ATP-binding protein — translation MIQIRDLEVELGGTEILDGVTTDIEDGQFVGLVGPNGAGKTTLLRAIHGVLKPDSGSVSVDGDSVTSLSSKEASRRIAVVPQDTSLSFDFPVEEVVAMGRHPYQSRLSGPTAAGSHDELVTSAMERTEVADLADRSITAVSGGERQRVLLARALAQDTPALLLDEPTASLDINHQVRTLELVRELADEDGKTVVAAIHDLNLAAHYCDELRLLAGGEIRASGDPEEVLAEDHLEAAFDTRAVVSRHPVTGSTYVTALPERPDDSAGRVHVVGGGGSVSRLLYLLSAAGYDVSVGVLNEGDSDLETARSLGLDTVTEEPFAPVGESARREAERKIREADATILGDVEVGAGNLANLRSAREADSVVVVEERPFEERNYAGSDAGALYRELGERGQVVGPDDLLSAVERAVRRSPATPP, via the coding sequence ATGATACAGATACGAGACCTAGAAGTCGAACTCGGTGGGACCGAAATCCTCGACGGCGTAACCACCGACATCGAGGACGGCCAGTTCGTCGGCCTCGTCGGTCCCAACGGCGCAGGCAAGACTACATTGCTTAGAGCAATCCACGGCGTGCTTAAACCCGACTCTGGAAGTGTCTCTGTCGATGGCGACTCTGTGACCAGTCTGTCTTCGAAGGAGGCCAGCCGTCGCATCGCGGTCGTGCCCCAAGATACCAGCCTCTCGTTCGACTTCCCGGTCGAGGAGGTCGTCGCCATGGGTCGCCACCCCTACCAGTCGCGGCTCTCCGGCCCGACCGCGGCCGGCTCTCACGACGAACTCGTCACCTCTGCGATGGAGCGCACCGAGGTCGCCGACCTCGCGGACCGCTCCATCACCGCGGTCTCCGGCGGTGAGCGCCAGCGCGTCCTGCTGGCTCGGGCCTTGGCTCAAGACACCCCCGCGCTTCTGTTGGACGAACCCACCGCGAGCCTCGACATCAACCACCAAGTCCGGACGCTCGAACTCGTCCGCGAGTTGGCCGACGAGGACGGCAAGACCGTCGTCGCGGCCATCCACGACCTGAATCTGGCGGCCCACTACTGCGACGAACTCCGCCTGCTGGCGGGGGGCGAGATTCGCGCCAGCGGCGACCCCGAGGAGGTCCTCGCCGAGGACCACCTCGAAGCCGCGTTCGACACCCGCGCTGTGGTCTCTCGCCACCCCGTCACGGGTTCGACCTACGTCACGGCCCTGCCCGAGCGTCCCGACGACTCGGCGGGCCGGGTCCACGTCGTCGGCGGGGGTGGAAGTGTCTCGAGACTGCTCTATCTCCTCTCGGCCGCGGGCTACGACGTGTCGGTCGGCGTCCTCAACGAGGGCGACTCGGACTTGGAGACCGCCCGGTCGCTCGGTCTCGACACCGTTACCGAAGAACCGTTCGCGCCTGTCGGCGAGTCAGCGCGCCGCGAGGCCGAGCGAAAAATCCGCGAGGCCGACGCGACGATTCTGGGGGACGTGGAAGTCGGCGCGGGCAACCTCGCTAACCTCCGGTCTGCGCGCGAGGCCGACTCGGTGGTCGTGGTCGAGGAGCGCCCCTTCGAGGAACGCAACTACGCGGGAAGCGACGCCGGGGCGCTCTACCGGGAACTCGGCGAGCGCGGGCAGGTGGTGGGACCCGACGACCTCCTCTCGGCGGTCGAACGCGCGGTCCGTCGGAGTCCGGCGACCCCGCCCTGA